Proteins encoded together in one Amphritea japonica ATCC BAA-1530 window:
- a CDS encoding PilN domain-containing protein — protein sequence MAKINLRAWREELAAERQKQFVVNILAAAFLAAIVVFLIGFYIDMQTDRQKERNTYLRNEIAQLDHQLKEIKELKNKRARLLDRLNAIQELQGTRPLIVRSFDEMVRVLPDGVYYSSLSRSGDSINLQGRAEKSDDVSTLMRSVYASIWFGEPNLSTVATDSGMKKFNLSVPVLKPSLEEVN from the coding sequence ATGGCAAAGATAAATTTAAGAGCCTGGCGAGAAGAGCTGGCTGCAGAAAGGCAGAAACAGTTTGTCGTAAATATACTGGCAGCAGCATTTCTGGCAGCGATAGTCGTATTTCTTATCGGTTTCTACATTGATATGCAAACGGACCGACAAAAAGAGCGGAATACCTATTTGCGAAACGAGATTGCACAGTTAGATCATCAGCTTAAAGAAATTAAAGAACTGAAAAATAAGCGAGCTCGCCTACTTGATCGTCTGAACGCTATTCAGGAATTACAGGGTACTCGCCCCCTGATTGTGCGAAGCTTTGATGAGATGGTAAGGGTGTTGCCGGACGGTGTTTATTACTCTTCATTAAGTCGAAGCGGTGATTCCATTAATCTTCAGGGGCGTGCCGAGAAGAGCGATGACGTCTCAACCCTAATGCGAAGTGTATATGCAAGTATCTGGTTTGGAGAGCCTAATCTGTCTACGGTCGCTACCGATAGCGGTATGAAAAAATTCAACCTGTCAGTGCCGGTGTTAAAGCCCTCACTGGAAGAGGTGAACTGA
- a CDS encoding type 4a pilus biogenesis protein PilO, whose amino-acid sequence MAMDALKNSFKGFDADNLDLSTSGNWPVGVKVIAYLIVFSLVVGCGVYFYTTDKEKVLNREVSQEPGLKQQVSIKTIQVASLAQLRIQMKDVEGRFAELLKQLPTEKEVPGLLEDITEIGRSSGLNIQSISLAGEKKNQIFIELPINIRVSGTYHQMGQFVSGVAAIPRIVTLHDYSIQPAGAQLDMTISAKTYRYDDTK is encoded by the coding sequence ATGGCTATGGATGCACTAAAAAACAGCTTTAAAGGCTTTGATGCTGATAATTTGGATCTGAGTACTTCAGGTAACTGGCCTGTTGGCGTTAAGGTGATTGCTTATCTGATTGTTTTTTCTCTGGTTGTTGGGTGTGGTGTTTATTTCTACACAACTGACAAAGAGAAAGTATTAAATAGAGAAGTCAGTCAGGAACCAGGGCTAAAGCAACAGGTTAGTATTAAAACCATTCAGGTTGCTAGCCTCGCTCAGTTGCGAATACAAATGAAGGATGTTGAGGGACGGTTTGCTGAGTTGCTAAAACAGCTCCCGACTGAAAAAGAGGTTCCTGGTCTGTTGGAAGATATTACAGAGATTGGACGTTCCAGTGGTCTCAATATTCAGTCAATTTCACTTGCGGGTGAGAAAAAGAATCAGATCTTTATTGAACTGCCGATAAACATCAGGGTAAGTGGCACTTATCACCAGATGGGGCAGTTTGTGAGCGGTGTGGCGGCGATTCCCCGGATTGTAACGCTGCATGATTACAGTATACAGCCAGCTGGGGCTCAGCTAGATATGACAATTAGTGCGAAGACTTACCGCTATGATGATACAAAGTAA
- a CDS encoding primosomal protein N' — translation MPYLRLAIPSPLRRLFDYLPPQDCCIERLQPGVRVKVPFGRREVTGVLIEVSEITDVPTGKLKAAITVLDTQPPLPESLFKLARWAGNYYQHPLGDALSQALPVLLRKGGACEYAHQHLWRAAKAADIAQLGKTAARQRELLLLLLDHPNGISEDAIRAEGGQSSLLKKLEEKSLAESFIHKPNHQLQNSEPLHEAPLTLNNEQQAAVSAIVRSNGFTSFLLQGVTGSGKTEVYLQAIEHYIREGKQALILVPEIGLTPQTVARFKARFNLPVVVLHSNLTDRQRLDAWLQAKEGVARIIIGTRSAIFTPLKNPGVIFIDEEHDTSFKQQEGFRYNARDLAVMRGNYEDIPVVLGTATPAIESLYNARQGRYQWLKLNQRAGNAQPPKFELLDIRQLPLQDGLAEPLIQQIRGHLQQGTQVLIFLNRRGFAPTLMCHDCGWLADCKRCDAHMTLHRKPFHLHCHHCDSQRPVPATCDSCGSTELKPVGAGTERTEEALLKLFPEFPVIRVDRDTTQRKHSMQQIMDRVHEGKPCILVGTQMLAKGHHFPKVTLVAILNADSGLFSADFRGMERTAQLILQVSGRAGRAEHPGKVVMQTHHAEHPTITSLVTEGYQAFAEQELSQRISAQLPPSLYCAMFRAEANHQGLAERFLSKLRNLLEEDILQPHGIQWLGPLPSPMEKRAGLFRAQLVLQSRDRKALHHQLQSIIYQAETDPDARKVRWSVDVDPVDMF, via the coding sequence ATGCCTTACCTGCGACTGGCCATACCATCACCGCTCCGACGGCTATTCGACTACCTGCCTCCACAAGACTGCTGCATTGAAAGACTGCAACCGGGAGTGCGGGTCAAGGTACCTTTTGGCCGCAGAGAAGTGACTGGAGTACTGATAGAAGTTTCTGAAATCACCGACGTGCCAACAGGCAAGCTCAAAGCGGCAATCACGGTTCTTGACACACAGCCTCCGCTACCTGAGTCTTTATTCAAACTTGCTCGCTGGGCCGGAAACTATTATCAACACCCGCTCGGCGATGCATTGAGTCAGGCTCTGCCGGTATTGCTGCGTAAAGGTGGAGCCTGCGAATACGCTCATCAGCATCTGTGGCGAGCAGCTAAAGCCGCTGACATTGCACAACTGGGAAAGACAGCGGCCAGACAGCGAGAGCTACTGTTACTCTTACTCGATCACCCCAATGGCATCAGTGAGGACGCCATCCGTGCTGAAGGAGGGCAATCCAGCCTATTAAAGAAACTAGAAGAAAAGAGTCTGGCTGAATCATTTATCCACAAACCAAATCATCAGCTACAAAACAGTGAACCACTGCACGAAGCCCCTTTAACACTTAACAACGAACAACAAGCCGCCGTTAGCGCCATCGTCCGTAGCAATGGCTTTACAAGCTTCCTGCTACAGGGTGTTACTGGTTCAGGTAAAACCGAGGTCTATCTTCAGGCAATCGAACATTACATTCGAGAGGGCAAACAAGCACTGATACTGGTACCAGAGATCGGCCTGACACCACAAACCGTTGCCCGCTTCAAAGCACGCTTTAACCTGCCGGTTGTTGTGCTGCACTCAAATCTGACTGATCGCCAACGACTTGATGCCTGGCTACAGGCAAAAGAGGGAGTCGCCCGCATTATCATCGGCACTCGTTCAGCCATTTTCACCCCCTTAAAGAACCCAGGCGTCATCTTTATTGACGAAGAACATGACACCTCCTTTAAACAGCAGGAAGGGTTTCGTTATAACGCCCGGGACCTGGCTGTCATGCGCGGTAATTATGAAGACATTCCGGTTGTACTTGGCACAGCAACACCGGCAATAGAAAGCTTGTATAACGCCCGCCAGGGGCGTTATCAGTGGCTAAAGCTCAATCAACGTGCAGGCAATGCCCAACCACCTAAGTTCGAACTTCTGGATATTCGTCAACTACCGTTACAAGACGGCCTCGCTGAACCACTGATACAACAGATCAGAGGGCACTTACAGCAAGGCACTCAAGTCTTAATCTTTCTCAACCGGCGAGGCTTCGCTCCGACTCTGATGTGTCACGATTGTGGCTGGCTGGCCGACTGTAAGCGCTGCGATGCGCATATGACACTACACCGAAAGCCCTTCCATCTGCACTGCCATCATTGCGATAGCCAACGTCCTGTTCCTGCTACCTGTGACAGCTGTGGCAGTACTGAATTAAAACCGGTAGGCGCGGGTACTGAACGAACAGAAGAAGCCTTACTTAAGCTATTTCCCGAATTCCCGGTTATCCGGGTCGATCGTGACACCACTCAGCGCAAGCATTCAATGCAACAGATTATGGACCGGGTCCATGAAGGTAAACCCTGCATACTGGTAGGCACGCAGATGCTGGCCAAGGGGCACCACTTCCCAAAAGTAACACTCGTTGCCATCCTGAATGCTGACAGCGGCCTTTTCAGCGCTGACTTCAGAGGCATGGAGCGCACTGCCCAACTAATCCTCCAGGTATCCGGCCGAGCAGGCAGGGCAGAACATCCGGGGAAAGTCGTCATGCAAACCCACCATGCCGAACACCCTACGATTACCAGCCTGGTCACCGAAGGTTACCAGGCATTTGCCGAGCAGGAGCTTAGTCAACGGATCTCCGCACAGCTTCCCCCCTCTCTGTACTGCGCTATGTTTCGAGCCGAAGCTAATCATCAGGGATTAGCCGAACGCTTTCTAAGCAAACTGCGCAACCTGTTAGAAGAAGACATCCTGCAGCCCCACGGCATTCAATGGCTGGGGCCACTACCTTCACCGATGGAGAAAAGAGCCGGCCTTTTCCGGGCACAGCTTGTGCTACAAAGTCGGGACCGAAAAGCCCTGCACCATCAATTACAAAGTATCATTTACCAGGCAGAGACCGACCCGGACGCACGGAAAGTCCGCTGGTCCGTCGATGTTGACCCTGTGGATATGTTCTAG
- the rpmE gene encoding 50S ribosomal protein L31, producing the protein MKNGIHPEYTEISATCSCGNVVKTSSTIGKDIHIDVCSQCHPFYTGKQKDATTGGRVDRFNKRFGGRGLKK; encoded by the coding sequence ATGAAAAACGGTATCCATCCAGAATACACAGAGATCAGCGCTACTTGCTCGTGCGGTAATGTTGTTAAAACCAGCTCTACTATCGGTAAAGATATTCATATCGATGTATGCAGCCAGTGCCACCCGTTCTACACTGGTAAGCAGAAAGATGCTACCACTGGTGGTCGTGTTGACCGCTTTAACAAGCGCTTCGGTGGTCGTGGTCTTAAGAAGTAA
- a CDS encoding malic enzyme-like NAD(P)-binding protein produces the protein MSEDMKQAALDYHEFPRPGKISVELTTSAESARDLALAYSPGVAEPVRAIAENPEDAYRYTGKGNLVAVITNGSAILGLGDLGPLASKPVMEGKSLLFKRFAGVDSIDIEVDSESPQALIDTIARIADTFGGINLEDIKAPECFEVERVLIERCNIPVFHDDQHGTAIVTAAGMINALEIAGKKLDEAKIVCLGAGAAANACMTLLVNMGAKVENIYMIDRTGVIHSGRENLTPEKAAFATETEKRTLDDAIDGADVFVGLSGPNLLSADQLAKMASSPVVFACANPDPEIKPELAHSVRDDVIMATGRSDYPNQVNNVLGFPFIFRGALDVRATAINEEMKAAAVLALAELAKEPVPQDVLDAYELDSLEFGPQYIIPKPTDSRLLGAVSEAVAQAAIDSGVARLPLPDHYPLTTVAALLK, from the coding sequence ATGTCTGAAGATATGAAACAAGCCGCACTCGATTATCACGAGTTTCCTCGCCCAGGTAAGATCAGTGTTGAGCTTACGACTTCTGCTGAGTCTGCTCGTGATCTGGCTCTGGCATATAGCCCAGGTGTAGCTGAACCTGTCCGTGCTATCGCAGAAAATCCAGAAGATGCATATCGCTATACTGGTAAGGGTAACTTGGTCGCTGTTATTACAAACGGTAGTGCTATTCTGGGTCTTGGTGATCTGGGGCCTTTGGCGTCAAAGCCTGTTATGGAAGGTAAGTCATTACTGTTTAAGCGGTTCGCTGGCGTAGATTCTATTGATATCGAAGTTGATTCTGAAAGCCCGCAAGCGCTGATAGATACGATTGCGCGCATTGCTGACACTTTCGGTGGTATTAACCTGGAAGACATTAAGGCGCCAGAATGTTTTGAAGTTGAACGCGTACTGATTGAGCGTTGCAATATTCCTGTGTTCCACGATGATCAGCATGGTACTGCGATTGTAACGGCAGCGGGTATGATTAACGCGCTGGAGATTGCGGGTAAGAAGCTGGATGAAGCGAAAATTGTTTGTCTGGGTGCTGGGGCAGCAGCGAATGCCTGTATGACGCTTTTGGTAAACATGGGAGCGAAAGTCGAGAATATCTACATGATCGACCGTACCGGTGTTATCCATTCAGGTCGTGAAAACCTGACGCCTGAGAAAGCGGCGTTCGCTACCGAAACGGAAAAGCGTACGCTGGATGATGCTATCGATGGTGCTGATGTATTTGTTGGCTTGTCGGGTCCTAATCTGTTGAGTGCAGATCAGTTGGCTAAAATGGCTTCTTCGCCTGTAGTCTTTGCCTGTGCAAATCCAGACCCTGAAATTAAGCCAGAGCTGGCTCATTCTGTTCGTGATGATGTGATTATGGCGACGGGTCGTTCAGATTACCCTAACCAGGTGAATAACGTACTTGGCTTCCCTTTCATCTTCCGTGGTGCACTGGATGTTCGTGCAACAGCGATTAATGAAGAGATGAAGGCTGCTGCTGTTCTGGCGCTTGCAGAACTGGCTAAAGAGCCAGTGCCTCAAGATGTGTTGGACGCGTATGAGCTGGATTCTCTGGAATTCGGTCCTCAGTATATTATTCCTAAGCCGACTGATTCGCGTCTGTTGGGTGCTGTGTCTGAAGCGGTAGCTCAGGCGGCGATTGATTCAGGTGTGGCGCGTTTACCACTGCCTGATCATTACCCACTTACGACAGTTGCTGCTTTGCTGAAGTAA
- a CDS encoding penicillin-binding protein 1A, whose product MKILTSLLKLCLKLTILGCFIGGVALASAYFYYAPKLPDVETLREVQLQTPLRVYSEDDKLISEFGEKRRTPINFEEIPQTYINALLAAEDRNFFEHIGIDIKGLFRAAFQLVSTGKIQSGGSTITMQVAKNYFLTRERSFVRKFNEILLSLRIEQELSKEEIFELYINKIYLGHRSYGIQAAANIYYGTNIDQLSLAQQAMIAGLPKAPSAYNPITNPSRALERRNWILKRMHSLSLINDEDYSAAKNEPVTAEYHGTQIELYAPYVAEMIRNELYQHFGETLYSDGFRVYTTLNSEMQTAANKAVEDGLLAYTERHGYYGPETPLAVSELSEESISTFLKKQRTYGSLIPAIVTATEKQQASLFIKGHGATTLTWENMTWAREHKGPNRLGKKLKQASDILTQGDLIRVRLTAENDWRLSQIPRAQGALTALSPKDGAIKALVGGFNFTHNKFNRATQARRQPGSNLKPFIYASALEQGYTPATIINDAPVVFHDNNLESNWRPENYSKKFYGPTRLREALYKSRNLVSIRILRSIGIDSATEFLTRFGFDKSHLPNNLSLSLGAADITPLELVTGYAGLANQGFKVSPYFISHIEDSDGNTLYQAKPTTVCPECTFISDESAPASEFNLIPVSSTPTTVASDTSTKPELSLKPITPQLEGQQITNLPVAKRTMTPQTAYMIYNIMQDVITRGTGRRALALQRTDIAGKTGTTNDQKDAWFSGFNSNVVATAWVGFDQPSTLGRSEFGGTAALPIWIDFMKVALANKADLPASQPDGMTSVRIDPKTGLLAYPGQEGALFEIFPEDNVPTEIAHNPSQKNTTGSAQAEEIF is encoded by the coding sequence ATGAAAATACTGACATCGTTACTTAAGCTTTGCCTCAAACTCACCATACTGGGCTGTTTTATCGGTGGCGTTGCGCTTGCTTCTGCGTATTTTTACTACGCACCAAAGCTTCCCGATGTCGAAACACTACGTGAAGTTCAACTACAAACACCTCTTCGGGTCTATTCAGAAGACGATAAACTTATTTCTGAATTCGGCGAAAAACGTCGCACCCCAATTAATTTTGAAGAGATTCCCCAAACTTACATTAACGCCCTTCTCGCTGCCGAAGACCGTAACTTCTTCGAGCACATCGGCATCGACATTAAAGGACTATTCCGGGCAGCATTCCAACTGGTCAGTACCGGTAAAATCCAAAGCGGCGGCAGCACCATTACAATGCAAGTCGCTAAAAACTATTTCCTTACCAGAGAACGCTCTTTTGTCCGTAAATTCAATGAGATACTTCTCTCTCTTCGCATCGAACAAGAGCTCTCCAAAGAAGAGATTTTCGAGCTTTATATCAACAAAATTTACCTTGGACATCGCTCTTATGGCATTCAGGCAGCAGCCAATATCTATTACGGTACAAATATTGATCAACTAAGCCTTGCCCAACAAGCCATGATCGCTGGCTTGCCCAAAGCCCCTTCTGCCTACAATCCAATTACCAATCCAAGTCGCGCACTCGAACGACGAAACTGGATACTAAAACGGATGCACAGCCTCAGCTTAATCAATGATGAGGACTATTCAGCAGCAAAAAACGAGCCGGTGACCGCAGAGTACCACGGCACTCAGATCGAACTATATGCCCCCTATGTTGCTGAAATGATTCGCAATGAGTTATATCAACACTTTGGCGAGACATTGTATTCTGATGGATTTCGCGTTTACACCACGCTAAACAGCGAAATGCAGACCGCAGCCAATAAAGCGGTCGAGGACGGCCTCCTCGCATACACAGAAAGACATGGCTATTACGGCCCTGAAACACCTTTAGCCGTTTCAGAACTGAGCGAAGAAAGCATCTCCACTTTCTTAAAAAAACAGCGCACGTATGGATCACTCATCCCCGCGATCGTCACCGCCACAGAAAAGCAACAAGCCAGCTTGTTCATAAAGGGGCATGGCGCTACCACTCTAACCTGGGAAAACATGACCTGGGCCAGGGAGCACAAAGGCCCCAACAGGCTGGGCAAGAAACTGAAGCAGGCCAGCGACATCCTGACACAGGGCGACCTCATTAGAGTCCGCCTTACTGCTGAAAATGACTGGAGACTATCCCAGATCCCCCGCGCACAAGGTGCGCTCACCGCACTCTCTCCAAAAGACGGCGCGATAAAAGCCTTGGTGGGTGGATTTAACTTTACCCACAACAAATTTAACCGTGCAACTCAGGCAAGACGCCAACCGGGCTCTAATCTCAAGCCTTTCATCTACGCATCCGCCCTGGAACAAGGATATACACCCGCAACCATAATTAATGACGCTCCCGTCGTTTTTCATGACAACAACCTTGAATCCAACTGGAGACCCGAGAACTACAGTAAAAAGTTCTATGGCCCAACACGACTAAGAGAAGCACTCTACAAGTCCAGAAACCTGGTTTCTATCCGCATTCTTCGCTCGATCGGAATCGACTCTGCCACGGAGTTCCTCACCCGGTTTGGCTTTGATAAAAGCCACCTTCCCAACAACTTATCACTGTCGCTTGGCGCTGCCGATATAACCCCCCTAGAGCTGGTAACAGGGTACGCCGGATTAGCCAATCAGGGTTTCAAAGTCAGTCCATATTTTATCAGCCATATCGAAGACTCCGATGGCAATACTCTTTATCAAGCCAAACCCACCACCGTTTGCCCTGAGTGCACCTTCATTTCCGATGAATCAGCACCTGCCAGCGAGTTCAATCTGATACCGGTTAGCTCAACTCCCACCACCGTGGCATCAGACACTTCCACCAAGCCTGAACTGAGTCTAAAACCAATAACACCACAACTCGAAGGACAGCAGATTACCAACCTTCCCGTTGCTAAGCGCACTATGACACCGCAAACAGCGTACATGATCTATAACATTATGCAGGACGTCATCACCCGCGGCACAGGACGCCGGGCATTAGCCCTGCAACGTACAGACATTGCTGGCAAAACAGGCACGACTAACGATCAGAAGGACGCCTGGTTTTCTGGTTTTAATAGCAATGTAGTTGCCACTGCCTGGGTAGGTTTCGACCAGCCATCCACTCTCGGCCGCAGCGAATTTGGCGGGACAGCAGCGCTCCCCATATGGATAGACTTCATGAAGGTAGCGCTCGCCAATAAAGCCGACCTGCCAGCATCTCAACCTGACGGTATGACCAGCGTCAGAATCGACCCCAAAACAGGCTTGCTCGCCTACCCGGGACAGGAAGGCGCACTGTTTGAAATATTCCCTGAGGACAACGTTCCCACAGAGATTGCCCATAACCCTAGCCAGAAAAACACAACCGGCAGCGCTCAGGCAGAAGAGATATTCTAA
- the pilM gene encoding type IV pilus assembly protein PilM, with product MLSFLSKQEKGWVGIDIGSSSVKMVALSKRGGALRLDSYAIVPLPSTAVIENSIQDIGQVSEAVDKGVKLCGGGLTTCVAAVPSSAVIAKQVQVSNAFSEFELEEQVKLEADRFIPYPLNEIALDFEVLGPVEGSPELNDILLVACRRDDVEMREDAINSSGLKCEVVDVDRFATERVTALLDNADEVGDQLIGLVDIGASTLTLNVFKNGKIVYDREQAFGGNDLSNVIHQQSGLEAGEVEHLLRSGELSEDLKQSVVLPFRSTVSQQVSRALQFFYSSGPHNELSKLYILGGTAAIDGLAEQMEAEVGVTVEKANPFASMSVDPKINASRLNQDAPTLVKACGLALRSFEG from the coding sequence GTGCTCAGCTTTCTTAGCAAACAGGAAAAAGGGTGGGTCGGCATAGATATCGGCTCTTCTTCAGTAAAAATGGTGGCGCTGTCTAAGCGTGGCGGAGCGCTTCGCCTGGACTCCTATGCGATTGTGCCATTGCCATCAACCGCTGTAATCGAGAACAGCATTCAGGATATCGGACAGGTCTCTGAAGCCGTCGATAAAGGTGTAAAGCTTTGTGGCGGCGGTCTAACGACCTGTGTTGCTGCCGTGCCGTCTTCTGCTGTTATTGCTAAACAGGTTCAGGTGAGTAATGCCTTTTCTGAATTTGAGCTCGAAGAGCAAGTCAAGCTTGAAGCTGATCGTTTTATCCCTTACCCGTTAAATGAGATTGCGCTGGATTTTGAAGTTTTAGGACCTGTCGAAGGATCTCCTGAACTTAATGATATCCTGCTGGTGGCATGCCGCCGGGATGATGTTGAAATGCGTGAAGATGCGATTAATAGTAGCGGATTGAAATGCGAAGTTGTCGATGTTGATCGCTTTGCCACCGAGCGAGTGACTGCGTTGTTGGATAATGCTGATGAGGTAGGGGATCAGCTTATTGGTCTCGTGGATATCGGCGCATCTACTCTGACACTGAATGTCTTTAAAAATGGCAAGATAGTATATGACCGGGAGCAGGCCTTCGGCGGTAATGATCTTAGCAATGTAATTCATCAGCAATCAGGATTGGAAGCGGGTGAAGTTGAGCATCTGTTACGCAGCGGCGAACTTTCTGAGGATTTGAAACAGTCAGTTGTTTTGCCATTTCGGAGTACTGTTTCCCAGCAAGTGTCTCGTGCTCTGCAGTTTTTCTATTCTTCAGGGCCGCATAACGAATTAAGCAAGCTGTATATATTAGGTGGAACGGCCGCGATAGATGGTTTGGCCGAACAGATGGAAGCGGAGGTTGGTGTTACCGTTGAAAAAGCTAACCCCTTTGCCTCAATGTCTGTTGATCCGAAAATCAATGCAAGCCGGCTTAACCAGGATGCCCCTACTCTGGTTAAGGCCTGTGGTCTTGCCTTACGCAGTTTTGAGGGGTAA
- a CDS encoding pilus assembly protein PilP — translation MMIQSKVLRFLTLMPVLLGGCVWIDDVSDLRSFVAQEKQKKIERVEPLPEFKAYHSFVYEGASMRSPFKPLVSIVVFEGDDETENTAGTGVKPDVDREKEYLETFSLDNLAMVGSINMNGDDSRWALIRDKKGEVHRVSAGDYMGLDYGKVVAVNSDNVELLEIVTNGRGGWMKRPRSVVMD, via the coding sequence ATGATGATACAAAGTAAAGTTTTGCGTTTTCTTACTCTTATGCCTGTTCTTTTGGGTGGGTGCGTCTGGATTGACGATGTCAGTGATCTGCGTAGCTTTGTCGCTCAGGAAAAGCAAAAGAAAATCGAACGGGTAGAGCCGTTACCCGAATTCAAGGCTTATCATAGCTTTGTTTACGAGGGGGCGAGTATGCGAAGCCCTTTTAAGCCCTTGGTGTCGATAGTGGTCTTTGAGGGCGATGACGAAACAGAAAATACGGCAGGAACGGGTGTTAAGCCTGATGTTGACAGGGAAAAAGAGTACCTGGAAACATTTTCACTGGATAATCTGGCGATGGTTGGCAGTATCAATATGAACGGTGATGATTCACGCTGGGCGTTGATACGGGATAAAAAGGGAGAAGTTCATCGAGTTTCTGCTGGTGATTATATGGGGCTGGATTATGGCAAAGTAGTTGCTGTTAACAGTGATAACGTTGAGCTTTTAGAAATTGTGACAAACGGCCGGGGTGGTTGGATGAAACGCCCTCGTAGCGTGGTGATGGACTGA